One stretch of Ipomoea triloba cultivar NCNSP0323 chromosome 8, ASM357664v1 DNA includes these proteins:
- the LOC116027121 gene encoding protein FATTY ACID EXPORT 4, chloroplastic yields the protein MGCCSNVSFFSPLPTRPSLSHISSTITTLDAPRFPAHKTRLHSGTATTRLRCNCQLTTTDLAPLTSAAYGTLLFGGGLFAFTRSGSKGSLLGGLTGAGLMGTAYFLMQASETKELGDALAFGSALLFACVFGIRLAASRKLVPAGPLLGVSLGALAVFILAYLQDKV from the exons ATGGGTTGTTGCAGCAATGTCAGCTTCTTCTCGCCGCTTCCTACAAGACCATCTTTATCCCACATTTCTTCTACCATTACCACCTTAGATGCACCAAGATTTCCGGCCCACAAAACCCGACTGCATTCCGGCACTGCCACAACCCGTCTCCGCTGTAACTGTCAGCTCACAACCACAGACCTCGCACCTCTAACCTCTGCAGCTTATGGAACGCTTTTGTTTGGTGGCGGCCTCTTTGCAT TTACAAGATCTGGAAGTAAGGGCTCACTTCTGGGCGGCTTAACCGGTGCTGGACTTATGGGTACA GCCTATTTTCTCATGCAAGCATCCGAGACAAAGGAATTAGGTGATGCCCTAGCATTCGGATCGGCTCTCCTCTTTGCTTGTGTATTCG GAATACGGTTAGCTGCTTCCCGCAAACTAGTCCCTGCAGGTCCTTTACTAGGCGTTTCCTTGGGAGCTCTGGCAGTGTTTATTCTAGCCTACCTGCAAGACAAGGTCTGA
- the LOC116026877 gene encoding gibberellin-regulated protein 5-like, with product MAVSSRIQYAFILFFVASLAILDISMAGPRFDATLISKPPVGPTTCPVPANQCGSECKRRCSGTSHVNNCLLFCNKCCDWCQCVPSGTYGNKECCSCYNDWKTQEGGPKCP from the exons ATGGCTGTTTCTTCAAGAATTCAATATGCTTTCATCCTCTTCTTCGTTGCATCATTGGCCATTCTCGACATTTCAATG GCAGGACCGCGCTTTGATGCAACACTCATCTCAAAACCCCCTGTTGGTCCGACCACTTGCCCTGTGCCTGCAAATC AATGTGGAAGTGAATGCAAAAGGAGATGTTCAGGAACATCTCACGTGAATAACTGTTTGTTGTTCTGCAACAAGTGTTGCGACTGGTGCCAATGTGTCCCATCTGGTACTTATGGAAACAAGGAATGTTGTTCCTGCTATAACGATTGGAAGACCCAAGAAGGAGGACCTAAATGTCcttga
- the LOC116026878 gene encoding probable aquaporin NIP5-1 — translation MPEYEAARATNAPPPATPTPILTSVRIDSPPCDRNPVPRCKCSALDVAPSPKIPLARKVGAEFVGTFILIFTATAAPIVNQKYNGAETLIGNAACAGLAVMSIIVSTGHISGAHLNPSLTIALAAFRHFPWSQVPAYIVAQVSASICASLALKAIFHPFMSGGVTAPSVAAGQAFALEFLITFNLLFVVTAIATDSRAVGKLAGVAVGATVMLNILIAGPSSGGSMNPVRSIGPAVATGNYKSIWIYLIAPTLGALAGASIYTLVKVPGVENDSPHRPKNFHR, via the exons ATGCCGGAATACGAGGCTGCTAGAGCTACGAATGCACCGCCGCCGGCGACTCCAACGCCGATTCTCACCTCTGTCCGGATAGACTCGCCGCCGTGTGATCGGAATCCAGTACCTCGTTGCAAGTGCTCCGCTTTGGACGTTGCACCGTCGCCGAAAATCCCGCTTGCTCGCAAG gtaGGAGCGGAATTTGTGGGGACATTTATCCTTATATTCACCGCAACGGCTGCACCGATTGTGAACCAAAAGTACAATGGCGCGGAGACCCTGATCGGAAACGCTGCCTGCGCCGGCCTTGCCGTGATGAGTATTATTGTGTCCACCGGCCACATCTCCGGCGCTCATCTTAATCCTTCTCTCACCATTGCCTTAGCAGCCTTTCGCCATTTTCCTTGGTCCCAAGTCCCGGCTTATATAGTGGCACAAGTCTCGGCTTCCATATGTGCTTCTTTAGCTCTCAAGGCCATTTTCCACCCTTTCATGTCCGGCGGGGTCACCGCCCCTTCGGTCGCCGCCGGCCAAGCTTTCGCGCTCGAGTTCCTCATCACCTTTAATCTACTCTTTGTTGTCACTGCGATTGCTACGGATAGCCGTGCG GTGGGAAAATTGGCTGGTGTAGCAGTTGGAGCAACAGTCATGCTAAACATTCTTATTGCCGG GCCGTCTAGCGGTGGCTCTATGAATCCAGTGCGCAGCATAGGGCCGGCTGTGGCAACAGGAAACTATAAATCAATATGGATATATTTGATTGCTCCAACTCTTGGTGCCCTTGCCGGAGCATCAATTTATACACTAGTAAAGGTTCCCGGAGTTGAAAACGACTCACCTCACCGACCCAAAAACTTCCACAGATAG
- the LOC116026555 gene encoding probable methyltransferase PMT18: MAKEYDGSPKITQLETRRKQLTWILGVSGLCILFYILGAWQSTTPLPTTQSEVYTRVGCDNQSSQTGNPPEMATQPPSSSSSSSSSSSSVSSLPLQPAPFDFQSHHQLEVKDSVEPDNYAPCSMNFSEYTPCQYPPRGRKFPREKLRYRERHCPTKEELINCLIPAPPNYKRPFPWPQSRDYAWFANIPHKKLSVEKAVQNWVQVEGDRLRFPGGGTMFPLGADAYIDNINELIPLSNGAIRTAVDTGCGVASWGAFLLKRDIIAMSFAPRDTHEAQVWFALERGVPAMIGVMGAQKQPFPARAFDMAHCSRCLIPWTDHDGMYLTEVDRILRPGGYWILSGPPINWKQYWKGWERTKEDLKHEQDSIEDVARRLCWKKVTEKGDLSVWQKPLNHFGCSRRRSMASTMPLCKSNSSDEVWYKDMENCITPLPEVSNPDEIAGGALVNWPERAFAVPPRILRGSVPGITAETFKEDNEVWKQRLSYYKKLVSALPQGHYRNIMDMNAGLGGFAAALSKIPVWVMNVVPANIEPNTLGIIYERGFIGTYQDWCEAFSTYPRTYDLIHAGNVFSIYQDRCDISYILLEMDRILRPEGVVIFRDVVEVLVRVRSITDRMRWESHIVDHESGPFNPEKILVAVKTYWTGNIEGQQR; this comes from the exons ATGGCAAAGGAGTATGATGGATCCCCCAAAATTACACAGCTGGAAACAAGGAGAAAACAGCTAACATGGATTTTGGGAGTAAGTGGCCTCTGCATCCTATTCTATATTCTAGGAGCATGGCAAAGTACAACACCTCTCCCTACAACTCAATCTGAAGTTTACACACGCGTTGGCTGTGATAATCAATCCTCCCAAACAGGCAACCCTCCTGAAATGGCAACCcaaccaccatcatcatcatcgtcgtcTTCATCGTCTTCATCATCAGTGTCATCGTTGCCATTGCAGCCAGCCCCCTTCGACTTTCAGAGCCATCACCAATTAGAGGTCAAGGATTCTGTGGAGCCTGATAACTATGCACCCTGTAGTATGAATTTCAGTGAGTATACTCCCTGCCAGTATCCACCGAGGGGAAGGAAATTTCCTCGTGAGAAGTTAAGGTACCGGGAGAGACATTGCCCCACAAAGGAAGAGCTCATCAACTGCCTCATTCCTGCTCCCCCCAACTACAAGAGGCCTTTCCCGTGGCCTCAGAGCAGAGATTATGCATGGTTTGCCAATATTCCCCACAAAAAGCTTAGCGTTGAGAAGGCCGTTCAGAATTGGGTCCAAGTGGAAGGCGACCGCCTAAGATTTCCAGGAGGTGGCACTATGTTCCCACTCGGAGCTGATGCTTACATTGACAACATCAATGAACTCATTCCCCTCAGTAATGGAGCCATTCGAACTGCAGTCGATACAGGTTGTGGA GTTGCAAGTTGGGGCGCTTTTTTGTTGAAACGAGACATTATAGCCATGTCTTTTGCTCCGAGAGATACACACGAAGCACAGGTATGGTTTGCATTGGAAAGAGGTGTTCCAGCTATGATTGGCGTGATGGGTGCACAAAAACAGCCATTTCCTGCAAGGGCTTTCGATATGGCTCACTGTTCTCGCTGCTTGATACCTTGGACCGACCATG ATGGGATGTATTTAACGGAAGTCGACAGAATCCTTAGGCCGGGAGGATATTGGATACTTTCGGGGCCTCCTATCAACTGGAAGCAATACTGGAAAGGTTGGGAGAGAACAAAAGAGGATCTGAAGCATGAGCAAGATTCCATCGAGGATGTTGCCCGACGATTGTGCTGGAAAAAGGTAACTGAAAAGGGTGATTTGTCTGTGTGGCAAAAGCCTCTCAACCATTTTGGGTGTTCCAGGAGAAGATCAATGGCTAGTACAATGCCCCTCTGCAAATCGAACAGTTCTGATGAAGTTTG GTACAAAGATATGGAAAACTGCATAACCCCGCTGCCTGAGGTAAGCAATCCAGATGAAATTGCGGGTGGGGCATTAGTGAACTGGCCAGAGCGGGCATTCGCTGTTCCTCCTAGGATTCTCCGAGGTTCAGTACCAGGAATCACAGCCGAGACATTCAAAGAGGATAACGAGGTGTGGAAGCAAAGGTTGTCGTACTACAAGAAGCTCGTGAGTGCCTTACCCCAAGGGCATTATCGCAACATAATGGACATGAATGCTGGTTTAGGCGGCTTTGCAGCTGCCTTGTCGAAAATTCCAGTTTGGGTGATGAACGTTGTCCCAGCTAACATAGAGCCTAACACCCTCGGGATAATCTATGAACGAGGCTTCATTGGCACGTACCAAGACTGGTGCGAGGCCTTCTCGACCTATCCTCGAACCTATGACCTCATCCACGCTGGCAACGTGTTCAGCATCTACCAGGACAG GTGCGATATCAGCTACATTTTGCTCGAGATGGACAGGATCCTGAGGCCCGAAGGGGTAGTGATATTCAGAGATGTGGTGGAAGTGTTGGTGAGAGTGAGGAGCATAACAGATAGAATGAGATGGGAAAGTCACATTGTGGATCATGAATCTGGACCGTTTAACCCCGAGAAGATCCTTGTTGCTGTCAAGACTTACTGGACAGGCAACATTGAAGGACAACAAAGATGA